The genomic segment ACCTGGCCAAGAATTTCTTCAAAACAGGTAGGCTTCCTAAAGGAGTCAATCATGCTTATGTTCATCTAATTCCGAAGATAGCTTCCTAGTTGGCTTCAAAGATTTCAGGCCTCTTAGTTTGATTCATGGCATTTACAAGATAATGGCTAAGGTTCTTTCTAGCCGTCTGAAAGCGGTTATGCATGACCTTATGAGTGAGAATCAAACAGCTTTCTTGGCAGGGAGGCAAATAATTGATGGGTTTTTGGTTGCCAATGAAGCAGTTCATTCCTTGAAAAGACACAGAGTGCCGAGCCTTATCTTTAAGGTGGATTTTCACAAAGCTTTCGATAGTGTGCAGTGGGATTATTTAGAGCAGGTTATGAGGCATATGGGTTTTGATGAAAAATGGATTAATTGGATCAACACTTGCATCTCCACTGCAAAATTATCAGTGTTGATTAATGGATCTCCTTCTAAGGAATTCTTGATGGGCCGTGGGATTCGCTAAGGTGACCCCCTTTCTCCATTCCTTTTTCTAATAGCAGCAGAGGGATTATCTGTTTTGTTTCAAAGAGCAGCTTCAAATGATCTTTTCAAAGGTATCCCTTTTGGAGACAGCTTTTGCCTCAGTCACCTACAATATGCAGACGACACTTTGATCTTCATGCCTGCTAATCTTCATATGGTCAAAACAGTTAAAAGGATCCTGTTGTGGTTCGCTATTTGTTCAAGTTTGCACATTAACTTCCATAAAAGCTCTTTAATTGGCATAAATGTTGGGGAAGATACTTGTGCTAGTATGGCATATTCAGTCTTTTACAGATTTGATTTCTTGCCTTGCTCTTATCTAGGGATGCCTTTAGGATCCAATCCTAAAAGATTGTCTACATGGAAGCCTATTATTGAGAATTTCAGATTAAAGTTGAGCATGTAGAGAGGTCGTATGCTTAGTATGGCAGGACGTATCTGCCTAAACGAAAGTGTCTTGAGTTCATTGCCAGTATATTAtatgtcttcttttcttatgcTGAAAGGTGTCTGTAATATACTAACATCTATTCAACGAAGATTCTTGTGGTCTGGAGTGgcgaagcaaaagaaaatctgCAAGGTGCAGTGGCGTATTGTTGTGAAAGCTAGAAAAGAAGGAGGCCTCGGGTTGGGTTctttaatgtcaaaaaatatatccatgCTTTTCAAATGGATATGGAGGCTAAGCTTACCAGACCATGCCTTATGGAAACAGGTAATAACCCATCTTTACTCCCCAACTTTCAAGAATGGAATCCCAAAATTGCATGGTCATATTTCCCCATTTTGGAAAGACGTTTTGTCAATCTTGGATCCAAACAGTGTCATCGGCTTAGTATTGCgtgaaaacattaaattcaagaTTGGAGATGGATCCTCCATCATTTTCTGGTCTGACGTGTGGATAGGATCAAATGCTTTACGTAACATTTTCCCTAAGCTTTACCAAATTTCTACTTTTCGGAATGGTTTAGTTGATGAGATGGGTCAATGAGTGAATGATCAATGGCGATGGAATTTGGTTTGGCGTAGGAAGCTCTTATCTTATGAAGAGCAACAACATCATCATTTGCTCTCAATGCTGGAGCCAACGATAATTCGTCAAGGAAAAGATGACAAACTTATATGGCCATGCAATTCTAATGGAAGCTTCTCAGTTAAATCGTGTTGCACCCTAATTGACAATACCTCCTCTGCGACTAATAGAGTCTTCGAAGCCAATGTTTGGATTAAAGGGGCCCCTCCGAAAGTTCAGGTGTTTCTCTAGTTGGCAGTATAGGACAAAGTTAGTACAAGAGCTTTTCTCCATCAACGGACTGTTTTGTCTGCCACACAAGCTTCATGTGTCTTTTGCAGCTCAAATTTGGAAACCTCAGAGCATCTTTTTATACATTGTAACTTTTCTAGGAGTGTTTGGATgaaagttttggattggtggggTATCCAATGTTGTTTACCGAGAACAATTGACTTGCTGCTTCTGCAGTGGCCCGAAATGGTACATGGCAAATTCCAAAGATCAGCTTGGAGATTAATTTCAAGTAGTACTATTTGGGGTATATGGTTGCTgaggaacaaaattgtttttgaggagGGAACTATAAACTTGTTTGACTGTTTCTCCACCATCCTTCATCGGGTTGCTATTTGGTTGCATACTCAAGATTCAAACTTCAATTATACAAGAAATGACCTCTTAAGATCTTCTGATGGCATCAAATTATggtgtaataagaaatcttaggtagtcttcttgttgtttgttgtagtagatcagttttttttttctttttttttatatcgcttgtatttttcttgggttattCGCTTTATGACCTTCTCAATATACTCtcgatgattataaaaaaaaaagcaatttaaatgggtaaaaaatcataaacgaATTTAAAGACCAAGTAACCTTGCAATATGAGTGCTTACTCGAAGATAATTTCCTCTTAATTctattttgtcttttaaattggctcaaatttaaagattaatttttcataatcattgaaattaatttaattatgaagtCCAAAGATATTATAGATTGATTTAACAACACCATATCAAGATTTTAACTATGACACATCAATTCCTCCAGTTCTAATactcatttttttatctgtatttattgattttttatttttcattgtctgcgttttattttagctttattttattttcttctttttatttttcttgcctcTTGTTTTTGGTTATTTTCTAATTAGCCCCTTCAATATATCaactttttttacaaaaaagaaaaaaaaaactcttgcaAGATTAGGTAGGgctttttagaaatattatttttataattataaatttttctaaattaaaaaaaaagacaataaaacaaatattgtcGCAAGATACCTTGAAGTACCCACCAATTGTAATGCAGTTTGCCAAGTCTTTACATGGTTTGGTCCTTTAGTTTCTTCAAGTCTCCAATTAAGTTCTTGCGACTGAAAATCTTGCAATTCAACCCTATCTAACAATTAATTGAAGGGTGTTTATTTTGGgtgtaaataaatatattttgtttttctatttttgatgtatttttactTGAGAGAGGTGCAACTGGTGCATTAAAGAGATTTTgtatcaaatagaaatttgatTGGAAGAGAACACAGAGAAACGTCCACGGCATACGCATCCTATTTGCTTAAATTGTGAGTTCTTTGAGGACATTAGTATACATAGTATCTCTATTATCCTCCGgtgttaattttgaattttaacatgaattttCCAAAAAAGCAGAGCATCCCATTCTCAAAAACTTAATTAGCAAAGAGATTAAGATTTTGAATAGCTCTCAAGAACTAGGCAGGTTGGCACTCAATTACTCAAGCCCACCAATTATTTCAGTCTATATCATTTTTTAGTGCTTCATTGTTTTCATCACTATTAGATAGACAAATTATCGTTGGTATTACTGTTATTACTTTttcccctccttttcttttctacaaGAGCGAAAGCTTTTGTTGATATCTAGTGATATTCTATAGAAATTACCATATGGATCAATGGACGATGGACTAGGAATGGAAGCAAAGGAATATATATGAATAAAGAACAGAGAGCAACGGGGAGGGGGATATGTGAAGTGAAGACAGAAGTGGATGATGAGCGGTAACGCTGAGGTACAACAACATTTAGTTGCATAGACGTCGAACTTCTTCAGTTTGAATGCGATCATTTTGAATCCAACCATTACATCTTTTGTTGTATGTGAAGTGAAGACAGAAGTGGACGATGGACTAGGAATGCGGTCAAACTATGCATGCGAAATGTGATCGTTTTGAATCCAaccttaatttttcaagtttttcaacTATGAAGCTGCGTTCGAGGAAGGCATCTATGAATCATATTTGATGGCTAACGAcctctttttttcaaattgaagtgATGGCAAATTGCATAGGTACAATTCCAGCTTTTGAAGAATAGATCCAATTTACTGCAATATTTAGGTCATTATTCGCTTGTTATAAGCTTTAAcgcaagcattttttttttactttttgtgtAGAGCCTTTTTAGTAATTATATGTGTCAATATACCACGAATTGTATCGGTGGTAACTATATATGCTAAGCATAATGCACATGACTActgcttttttttcaatttaaatccaATTTGATTGATGATAGTAGGTAATCAACAACATGCCTTGTCCAGTGTTTCAATTATAGGGCAACTGTATTGTGGATGTATTCATTTTGGAGCATGGATCTAGAAACTCTTTTTTtgcaataaaatgataattattttttaaaagatatttagaagtgtaataatgattgttttttaaagtgttttttattcgaaaatacattaaaataagtttttttatttttttaaatttatttttgatatcaaactacTTTTTTAATGAGTAACTATTAATAACTTTCTCTGAGTTTATTTATTCAcctataaaagtatttttaaaataatttttatattaatagaaattaaattcttttatatatttaaatttctcTTGTATCATCTTAAAAATATACTCTCCGCGTAGATTTGGTGCATTCATCGGAATCATCTTAAAAGAGCACTCTCTATATACATTCaaagtaatttaataaattttacctTAAAATTTGAActctcaaaaaattattttttttagagaatgaacaaacattattaattaaccATCAAAAGAACCTTGGCTTACTTCCTCtcatttatataagaaaaaataaaggttcaAAAGATTAGGTTTAAACGCGCATCTACaggaaaaacatgttaataatagtAAAATCATCCTCTGGGCGTAGCGCGAAGCACACGTAAACTAATCTATGCATTGTATTCAGCAAAGAACTGGTCACATATCCTGACATGTATCTAGTTGcttccaataataataataataaaaaaaaggcggAAGCTAATGCATGAACACCGCAAAGCCACGCCTACTCTCCTACACCAAGTATTTCCTTTTTTCCGCCTGCCTACTTTCTTCCTTCCCTCCTTTTTAGTTTCTCTCTGTCTCTCGCATTGCTTCTAGTGGACATGGCAGGGAAGCTAATGCATGCCTTGCAGTATGATAGCTATGGTGGAGGCGCCGCAGGTTTAAAGGTTCTATTCTAGAACAGAAGGTTGCATATTTGTTAGTGTAATTATATGTCACTTTTCTGTGATGGCCGGTACTTAGCTGGTTCTGTATTACTTATTTTTAGGTTATGGAAATGAAGGTTAGATTTTTGTTTCTGGATTAAatgttgtaataataataataacaacactGAATTACAGTTTCTTACCCGCGAGGTTTGGTCAGATTCTTTGTTGCCGGATGAGAAGGCATTGATATGAACTACGGGTTACTATTATATAACTAGTTTCTCTTGCTTGTTGAAGCATGTTGAGGTTCCAGTGCCTAGTGCGAAGAAAGACGAGGTTTTGCTCAAGTTAGAAGCAACTAGTCTAAACccatatgattttaaaatacagAAGGGCGTGGCGCGCCCTTTTCTACCTAGAAGTTTCCCTTACATCCCCGGTAATTCATCACTTCTTGGTGTGGATATATTTTGTGTGTATAGGATCTATTGTACTAATTATTTTACACTTTCCAGTTTCTAACCCCAAGCAAGTTATTCTTGATAATGTTGGTTGATTGCATGATTATCTTCTTTTGGATGCTTaagcataatttttatttggattttaagTGTGTGACTGTTGCATCTAACTGATTTTTAAAATGGGATTTATTGTTCCTTTGTTTACCATTCAGAATGAGAGAACTTGGAAATACAATAATCCATGCTCAACAGTTTCAAATATTTGCCTGTGATATCAAAGTTGGGACTTTTTGCTCTACTTGGGTATTGTTTGGCAGATGGTTTCCTTTCCATAGTTACACAATCTTCCAGTTCTGATGACCTGTGGGTGATTTAGTTGGTCTGGTTCGGGCAATCCAAAAGCTTAAGTAGAGGGGTTCCTTGTTAAGATTGGAGGGTAGTTGCAGTCACTGCTCTAGGACTTACACCATTCTATCTGTTCAGTGGCTCACACCATAACTTTGAAAGCGAGTACAGACGGAGAAGCAACTGATTTAAACTATATTCCCAGCACCCTTCCCAAAGATAGCTCGTGATCCATGTGCTTAACATTCTTTGAATCTCATGctcataaattaatttcatagtCTTAGCAATATTCTGTGTTTGCCAAGCATGCATTCACACACACACGCCGCATTTTCTTTTTGGCTGAAGAAATCTTTATCGCAACAGCCCTTGATATAGCGGGGGAGGTTGTGGCGGTTGGACCAGGAGTTGAAGATTTCAAAACTGGTGACAAAGTTGTAGCTGTGCTTAGCGCCTCTGTAAGTGctccttcattatttttttttccttgtctttgtagtttttcaaatgatttacGTTGGTGAGGCATTACCTTTAGTTTATCCTTTTCGGTTTAATGGCTATGTACACAATAGGAGCCAACCTTCCTCTCACATAATCCTATACCTTAATGACATCATTGTAACTGCTCTTTTTGGCTAAAGCAAATATGTCAAAGCCTTTGATGTTTATGAAGTTCGAGTTTTACTAGTATGTAATATTGCCAACTTGAGGAAATTATTAtggaaataattttggaaataaTTTTGCTTAAATGCCTTGCTCCTTGATCTAGCTTGTATAGCATTAAGTGTTACGTTAGAGTCTGGACATGGGACTTAATTGGCATATGCTGTTAACCTGGTTGCACACATATATATGGAGAGTGCATTTTAGCATCCGGCAATCTTATGTGTATGGAGTTTTACCATTGGTCTCTTAATTTTGTTTCGTTCTCCTTCTTTGTTTGATGAGTAGtggttttttataaattaatttttaaatttttttatgtttgtttgttattagaaaagttgattaatgtaaaacactttctagttaaagaaaaaattagtttggttttcaggtaagtgttttctttttattttggatggaaaacaCATTCttaaagttatgaaaaatttagaaatgtcatattatttgttgattatatcaaatttagttctcattcttttaattgttaattattttatttaaactaatttatgaaatgataattattattattttaatttcttcatctttcaatttttttatttgttagatttaatctctattattttgattattatttattttatttgagataatttacgaaatttttttcaattaatttaattctcattcaacttttaaatttgtaagatttgtttcttattattttaataaatttttttaaaataaaacattaataagttattttccaactcatttcccatgatataaccaaacactagaaagtgttttttaatttattttttatgatactaCCAAACATAAACATCAAAAGATAATtcactttttcaaaatttattttctaaataaaaattacttttcagcAACGTGTCTAAATGTTTTATGTAATCCTAATATCAGAGTGGAGGTGGACTGGCTGAATTCGCAGTGGCTAAGAAGAGCTTGTCAGTTGCAAGGCCACCTGAAGTTTCAGCAGCTGAAGCTGCAGGCTTGCCTATTGCAGGGCTCACAGCTTACGAGGCTCTCACTCAATGTGCTGGGGTCAAGCTTGATGGAAGTGGCATCCAGAAAAATATTCTGATCACTGCTGCCTCAGGTGGCGTGGGTCACTATGCAGTTCAGCTAGCAAAGCTCGGAAACACTTATGTAACTGCCACTTGTGGGGCTCGTAACATTGAATTTGTCAAGGACTTGGGGGCTGATGAGGTTCTGGATTACAAAACCCCAGAAGGAGCAGCTCTGAAGAGCCCATCTGGTAAGAAATATGATGCTGTGATCCACTGCGCACCAGGAATTCCTTGGAGTACTTTTGAGCCAAATCTGAGTGAAAATGGGAAGGTTATACATCTCTCTCCTGGCCCCAGTGCCATGATTACTTTTGCTGTGAAGAAACTTACTTTCTCCAAGAAGCAGCTGATGCCGCTGATTATGACTCCCAAGGGTGAGAACCTGAAACGTCTTGTTAATCTGGTAAAGGAAGGGAAGCTTAAAACAGTGATCGACTCAAAGCATCCATTAAGCAAGGCTGAAGATGCTTGGGCTAAGGGTATCGATGGTCATGCCACTGGGAAGATAATTGTGGAGCCATGAATGAAAACaaagtttttgaattgttaaaaTGTTTGTATTATTATGAGTTCTTGCGTTGACCATGTAGATCCGATGGTACACACAGCTGAAGAGACATTTTACGATGTGTGATCCTGCACaacaatttctcttttttttttttttcttgatgtatCCGTAAATGATatggtttgggtttgggtttgggttttatCACTATATATTGTTTATGTTTGTTTCTCAATGtcaaatgtcttttttttatgtgatattatttatttaattacctaGACCCTTCTTTATGGGCCAATTGTAGGCAAGGTTGTCAACTCCGTTTCgataggtgttttgttttttcaattggaatggaATGTTTTAGTTTCGGAGTATTTtggcgtgccgtttcggggttatatatatatattcaacaaacataattcaaattcaagataaattaattataaattatgcaatacaaacacaatgttaaacaaatataatttcaaaatttaaaatatttctaaatagttaagattaaatagatctttaacttaaagtaattcaacttaaataaaatatcaaaatattattaaagtgaaatgttttaacacaaatattttaaatataaagttaggtcaatatTATCAAGGCTAAtagaatctaaagcatcccttgttttgctcaaattcctacaaagtataaacatgaaaaaaaacaacatgaatataaaccatatatattagtgataaatctaattttaaaaaattaatatcattgttaatgaaaatagtaataataattttcaatattattattaatatcattgctattgaaaatagtaatgaaaaagagctttttatacttgggtggtttaattaattaaattgaataaggttcaatttgatttaatggcttttcaagagcggaacggaaaatgtggaatgaaaccggaacGTTCCGGCCgaaatttagccgaaaaatccggaacggaccgagatttaaaatgagataaaaattattccgttttttgaattggtatggaatgtttcgatCATTCCGGGTGAAACAGaacagaattgacaaccttaATTGTAGGTGCCACTCCAACGAGttaaaatgaaaacataaaattgtTCTTATTCGGCCAAggaaattgaaatttatattcCTGCCTGAATCATGTGATGGTTATATTAGTAAAAACCTATGCAGGTATGGGTGAGTGAGAACTAGTCACAATACACTTCGGTcccttgagttttttatttttatgtattttctttatgaaattttaGTTGTTTACATTTCAGTTTTAAAACTTTACTTTTATCATGTGTTAGGCTATGCATGTtgagagataaaagaaaagattgtaaaaaaagaatagaagatAGAAAAATTTCAGTCAAccataaaaatactaattttagtgttaattagtttattttaaaggaGGAGTTAAATTGAGGTGCTTTTATCTtctaatcatgttaaaaaaaattgtctataatttttttttaactttgtttgttttttgcttttagagtgattaaaaagtgttttggggtttaaaatgagtttattcagatttctataatatttttgaaaatgagtTTGAAAATAAGATATGATAGTAAAAATTTGAACTCTGCTTTTTCGATCACTAGAAATTATTGGAAACTGTATCAATTAATGATATACAGTCCTTTCTACTTTTCTATTGGCATATGACCGAAAGGGTTGCTGATTTAGGGGCTGACCATACTTCAGGTTTAGATGGTCTTTCCAACCGGGGTTGTAATGGTTTGAATATGGCATCTTTTTGAAGTTATGGG from the Populus nigra chromosome 1, ddPopNigr1.1, whole genome shotgun sequence genome contains:
- the LOC133681512 gene encoding chloroplast envelope quinone oxidoreductase homolog; protein product: MAGKLMHALQYDSYGGGAAGLKHVEVPVPSAKKDEVLLKLEATSLNPYDFKIQKGVARPFLPRSFPYIPALDIAGEVVAVGPGVEDFKTGDKVVAVLSASSGGGLAEFAVAKKSLSVARPPEVSAAEAAGLPIAGLTAYEALTQCAGVKLDGSGIQKNILITAASGGVGHYAVQLAKLGNTYVTATCGARNIEFVKDLGADEVLDYKTPEGAALKSPSGKKYDAVIHCAPGIPWSTFEPNLSENGKVIHLSPGPSAMITFAVKKLTFSKKQLMPLIMTPKGENLKRLVNLVKEGKLKTVIDSKHPLSKAEDAWAKGIDGHATGKIIVEP